A genome region from Alkalimarinus coralli includes the following:
- a CDS encoding aspartate carbamoyltransferase catalytic subunit, with amino-acid sequence MTQPTEPNRLQLNEQGRLRHFLTLDGLNREILTEILDTADSFIEVGERSIKKVPLLRGKTVVNLFFEASTRTRSTFELAAKRLSADVLNLNISTSATSKGESLSDTLQNLEAMASDMFVVRHSQSGAPHFIAESVTPKVSIINAGDGRHAHPTQAMLDMLTIRQHKGHFEGLKVAIVGDILHSRVARSQIRALNTLGVDEVRVIAPNTLLPVDIESLGASVFNSMKDGLDDVDVIIMLRLQKERMEGALLPSEHEFYELYGLTTEKLKYAKPDAIVMHPGPINRGVEIESAVADGPQSVILNQVTNGIAVRMAVMSMAMSGQTAAISTSS; translated from the coding sequence ATGACGCAACCTACAGAGCCTAACCGTCTTCAATTAAACGAGCAGGGGCGGCTTAGGCATTTTCTCACCTTGGATGGCCTGAATCGTGAAATACTAACCGAGATTCTTGATACTGCTGATTCATTTATAGAGGTCGGAGAGCGATCAATAAAAAAAGTGCCACTGCTTAGAGGTAAAACCGTTGTAAACCTGTTTTTCGAAGCGAGCACTCGAACCAGAAGCACCTTTGAGCTGGCTGCGAAGCGATTATCGGCAGATGTATTGAACCTGAACATTAGTACCTCTGCGACCTCAAAAGGGGAGTCTCTTTCTGACACCTTGCAAAATCTGGAGGCAATGGCAAGTGACATGTTTGTCGTGCGGCACTCCCAGAGCGGTGCTCCACACTTTATTGCCGAGTCGGTTACGCCGAAAGTTTCAATTATAAATGCGGGTGATGGGCGTCATGCACATCCGACTCAGGCCATGCTGGATATGTTGACTATTCGTCAGCATAAAGGGCACTTTGAGGGACTAAAGGTCGCCATCGTTGGAGATATTCTTCATTCGCGGGTGGCTCGATCTCAGATTAGAGCATTAAATACCCTGGGGGTTGATGAAGTGAGGGTGATCGCGCCGAATACGCTTCTACCTGTCGATATAGAAAGCCTCGGTGCTTCGGTATTTAACTCGATGAAGGACGGGCTGGATGATGTTGATGTCATTATTATGCTGCGCCTTCAAAAGGAAAGAATGGAAGGAGCATTGCTGCCAAGTGAGCATGAGTTTTATGAGTTGTATGGCCTGACGACTGAGAAGCTAAAGTACGCCAAACCTGACGCTATTGTGATGCATCCGGGGCCAATTAATCGAGGTGTGGAGATTGAATCGGCGGTAGCGGATGGCCCTCAATCAGTCATTCTTAATCAGGTGACCAATGGTATCGCTGTCAGAATGGCCGTCATGTCTATGGCGATGAGTGGGCAGACGGCAGCCATCTCTACGTCTTCGTAA
- the pyrR gene encoding bifunctional pyr operon transcriptional regulator/uracil phosphoribosyltransferase PyrR, which translates to MTALLDVESLLVEMCDDLKEHLTTKKIDSPCVIGIRTGGVWLASYIHKKLNIKEPCGELDISFYRDDFTRIGLNPTVKPSSLPFETEGRDIVLVDDVVMSGRTIRAAMNELFDYGRPASITLVALIDLDGRELPIQPDIVGQKMALKDNQQIKLKGPEGLALEVTEK; encoded by the coding sequence ATGACGGCATTACTTGATGTTGAGAGCTTATTGGTCGAAATGTGCGATGACTTGAAAGAGCACCTCACGACAAAAAAAATAGACTCGCCCTGCGTGATTGGCATTCGCACTGGAGGGGTTTGGTTAGCTAGTTATATCCACAAAAAGCTCAATATTAAAGAGCCTTGTGGTGAGTTGGACATCTCATTTTATCGTGATGACTTTACTCGTATTGGTTTGAACCCCACTGTTAAGCCGTCAAGCTTGCCGTTTGAGACCGAAGGTCGCGACATTGTGTTGGTTGACGATGTTGTTATGTCAGGCAGAACCATTAGAGCGGCGATGAATGAGCTATTCGATTATGGTCGCCCGGCCAGCATAACGCTGGTTGCACTGATCGACTTGGATGGCCGGGAACTACCTATTCAGCCTGATATTGTAGGGCAAAAAATGGCACTTAAAGATAATCAGCAGATTAAGCTGAAAGGGCCTGAAGGGCTGGCTCTGGAAGTGACGGAGAAATAG
- the ruvX gene encoding Holliday junction resolvase RuvX, which produces MSTELKTCLGFDFGTRRIGVAVGRRLLGSASPLPPITARDGIPDWSDIEKLVAEWSPDGFVVGLPLNMDGSESEMSRRATKFGKRLQGRFNKPYFMMDERLSSHEAKGYVIEQGGDRDFGRNSVDGIAAVLILQSWFAAQENE; this is translated from the coding sequence TTGTCTACAGAGTTAAAGACGTGTCTTGGTTTCGATTTTGGTACGCGTAGAATTGGTGTGGCCGTTGGGCGACGCCTGCTAGGTAGTGCATCCCCTTTACCTCCCATTACTGCCCGTGATGGCATACCTGATTGGTCTGATATTGAAAAACTGGTGGCAGAGTGGAGCCCGGACGGGTTTGTGGTGGGGCTGCCGCTCAATATGGATGGCAGCGAGAGTGAAATGTCCCGTCGAGCAACCAAGTTTGGTAAACGTCTGCAAGGACGATTTAACAAACCTTATTTTATGATGGATGAGCGCTTGTCCAGTCATGAGGCAAAGGGATATGTCATTGAACAGGGTGGTGACCGCGATTTTGGTCGAAACTCAGTGGATGGCATTGCGGCCGTTTTAATACTGCAAAGCTGGTTCGCGGCTCAGGAAAACGAGTAA
- a CDS encoding YqgE/AlgH family protein, translating into MTSLRDHFLIAMPRMKDPNFEGTVTYICDHNEHGAMGIVINRPLDMKLGEILAQLDLGGEDISRPIYGGGPVQMERGFVLHSPEGEWQSSLKISDGICLTTSRDILEALAVEQGPTENLVALGYAGWGAGQLEQEIAENCWLTCPSDEGILFRAPAHKKFDTAISLLGFDPSQLSDQAGHA; encoded by the coding sequence ATGACTTCACTGCGCGATCACTTTTTGATTGCAATGCCGAGAATGAAAGACCCAAACTTCGAGGGTACGGTGACCTATATTTGTGATCACAATGAGCACGGTGCGATGGGGATTGTGATCAATCGCCCTCTGGATATGAAGCTTGGTGAAATTCTGGCCCAGCTGGATTTGGGGGGAGAGGATATCAGTCGCCCCATATACGGCGGTGGCCCAGTGCAAATGGAAAGAGGGTTTGTTTTGCACTCTCCTGAAGGTGAGTGGCAGTCTTCGCTAAAAATATCGGATGGAATCTGTTTAACCACCTCTCGAGATATTCTTGAGGCGCTGGCAGTCGAACAAGGCCCGACAGAAAACCTTGTTGCGCTGGGCTATGCAGGATGGGGGGCTGGGCAGCTGGAGCAGGAAATTGCTGAAAACTGCTGGTTAACCTGCCCGTCAGATGAGGGGATTTTGTTCCGGGCTCCTGCTCATAAAAAGTTTGATACTGCAATTTCTCTTTTGGGCTTTGACCCGAGTCAGTTAAGCGATCAGGCTGGGCATGCCTGA
- a CDS encoding energy transducer TonB, translating into MSAVVTAGAADRLSFTVFLALALHAILVLGVTFGLEDPKPAPHTMEITLAQYDDGEKPEKADFLAQANQQGSGTIEEVSKLSTPVVAKQRDTVVRQTEKIQQQAASRPEPVKKNKTLVATESRAKKKSPTVENKKTPKPDPVKKPRKSLLARSLEIASLEAELQRQQREYSKRPKVTRFNAASAMKVVDAQYISLVTNKIERIGTLNFPDEARSKLYGRPRLLIAIRSDGSLRDVSVLHSSGNNVLDDKALKIVRMAAPFPPFPDEVRQERDEVELIRTLQFKEGGS; encoded by the coding sequence ATGTCAGCAGTGGTGACCGCTGGAGCGGCAGACAGATTGAGCTTTACGGTTTTTTTGGCCTTGGCGCTCCACGCAATTCTTGTGCTGGGTGTGACGTTTGGCCTGGAAGACCCTAAACCTGCCCCGCATACGATGGAGATTACGTTAGCTCAGTATGACGATGGCGAAAAGCCTGAAAAAGCCGACTTCCTGGCGCAAGCGAACCAGCAGGGGAGTGGTACCATTGAAGAGGTCTCCAAGCTTAGCACGCCCGTTGTGGCTAAGCAGCGGGATACAGTTGTTCGGCAGACAGAGAAGATTCAGCAGCAGGCGGCAAGCAGGCCTGAACCGGTTAAAAAGAATAAGACGCTGGTTGCTACCGAGTCTCGAGCGAAAAAGAAGTCGCCGACCGTTGAAAATAAAAAAACACCCAAGCCTGACCCGGTTAAGAAGCCCAGAAAGTCGCTTCTGGCCAGAAGTCTGGAAATAGCGAGCCTGGAAGCAGAGCTGCAGCGTCAGCAAAGGGAATATTCTAAACGACCCAAGGTGACTCGCTTTAACGCGGCCTCTGCCATGAAGGTGGTTGATGCGCAGTACATTTCACTGGTGACAAACAAAATTGAACGAATCGGAACACTAAACTTTCCAGATGAAGCGCGTTCAAAGCTGTATGGCCGCCCTAGACTACTTATTGCGATACGCTCGGACGGCTCATTGAGAGATGTGTCGGTACTGCACTCCTCAGGCAATAATGTTCTGGATGATAAAGCGTTGAAAATAGTGCGTATGGCCGCCCCGTTTCCTCCTTTTCCTGACGAAGTTCGGCAGGAGCGGGATGAGGTCGAGCTCATTCGGACGTTGCAATTTAAAGAGGGGGGGAGCTGA
- the gshB gene encoding glutathione synthase: protein MTIKLGIVMDPISDINIVKDSSFAMLLAAQKKGWELYYMELKDLYLEQGVAKASLRRLSVKEDPQDWFELSERADSKLSDLDTILMRKDPPFDSEFLYSTLILSRAEEDGVLLVNSQQGLRDCNEKLFATQFPQCCPDVLVSRDKARLKAFFLKHKDVIFKPLDGMGGANIFRVKEGDANIGVILETLTQHETQQAMAQVFIPEIAEGDKRILLIDGEPVPYALARIPAQGENRGNLAAGGRGEGKPLSDRDRWICEQVGPVLKEKGLLFVGIDVIGDYLTEINVTSPTCIRELDRDFGLDIGGQLMDKIEQKLKARND, encoded by the coding sequence ATGACGATAAAGCTCGGAATAGTGATGGATCCCATCAGTGATATTAACATCGTTAAGGATAGTTCTTTTGCGATGTTGCTTGCTGCACAAAAAAAAGGGTGGGAGCTCTACTACATGGAGCTTAAGGATTTATATCTTGAACAGGGGGTGGCCAAGGCTTCGCTGAGAAGACTGAGTGTTAAAGAAGACCCTCAAGACTGGTTCGAGCTTTCTGAAAGGGCTGACAGTAAACTGAGCGATCTTGATACGATCCTGATGAGAAAAGATCCTCCATTTGATAGTGAGTTTTTATACTCTACCTTGATATTGAGCCGGGCAGAGGAAGATGGCGTTTTACTGGTTAACAGTCAGCAAGGTCTACGCGACTGCAATGAGAAGTTGTTTGCAACCCAGTTTCCGCAATGTTGCCCCGACGTGCTTGTGTCGAGAGATAAGGCTCGCCTTAAGGCGTTCTTTCTCAAGCACAAGGATGTTATTTTCAAACCACTCGATGGTATGGGCGGGGCGAATATATTTAGAGTGAAAGAAGGGGACGCCAATATAGGTGTGATCTTGGAGACGTTGACGCAGCACGAGACTCAGCAGGCAATGGCCCAGGTTTTTATCCCGGAGATCGCTGAAGGCGATAAGCGTATATTGCTGATCGATGGCGAGCCTGTACCTTATGCGCTGGCTAGAATACCTGCACAAGGCGAGAATAGAGGAAATTTGGCCGCAGGCGGGAGAGGAGAAGGAAAGCCTTTGAGTGATAGGGATCGTTGGATATGTGAACAGGTTGGGCCTGTGTTAAAAGAGAAGGGGCTGCTTTTTGTCGGGATCGATGTTATTGGTGACTATCTCACTGAGATTAATGTAACCAGTCCGACCTGCATCCGAGAACTAGACCGGGATTTTGGTCTGGATATCGGCGGCCAGTTAATGGATAAAATTGAACAAAAGCTAAAAGCGCGCAATGACTAA